One segment of Thermococcus sp. DNA contains the following:
- a CDS encoding ferredoxin family protein encodes MSVPDWKEYYEKMKETAPLVIHYPICGGGDECIYVCPFSDKIWEVVPMKVSLFGVKYKVRLRPFMAHPENCRKCYICVQACPTGALRPVDNPVKHP; translated from the coding sequence ATGAGCGTCCCTGACTGGAAGGAGTACTATGAGAAGATGAAGGAGACGGCCCCTCTGGTGATACACTACCCGATATGTGGAGGTGGCGATGAGTGCATCTACGTCTGTCCATTTAGCGACAAAATCTGGGAAGTAGTCCCAATGAAGGTGAGCCTCTTCGGGGTCAAATACAAAGTTCGCCTTAGGCCCTTCATGGCACACCCCGAAAACTGCAGGAAGTGCTACATCTGCGTCCAAGCATGTCCAACCGGCGCGCTGAGGCCCGTTGACAATCCCGTCAAGCATCC